A window from Herbaspirillum sp. meg3 encodes these proteins:
- a CDS encoding ABC transporter permease: MSFLHPEDKHPVPKVLRGWVLPILLLTLWWLAARFHWTNSPLLVPVDKVWDTAVEQVRSGELWIALEASLRRDLIGFAIGVSGGLVFGIAFGLSRLFERMIGPTFHTLKQISLFAWIPLLSVWFGLGDAAKVAFLSLAAFFPVVLNTFEGVRSVPGELIEAARVLKFNRRQWLFKLILPAASPSILAGIHLALIYAWLATLGAEYLLVSGKGIGNTMIDGRELFLMDLVIFGVIVVGFVGFALNWLAARLERRLLAWRGRSVAQF, encoded by the coding sequence ATGTCGTTTCTTCATCCTGAGGACAAGCATCCCGTGCCGAAGGTATTGCGAGGCTGGGTATTACCGATATTGCTGCTGACGTTGTGGTGGCTGGCTGCGCGTTTTCATTGGACAAATTCTCCTTTGCTGGTGCCGGTCGATAAGGTATGGGACACCGCTGTCGAGCAGGTGCGCAGCGGGGAATTATGGATTGCGCTTGAAGCAAGTTTGCGGCGCGATCTGATTGGCTTCGCGATTGGTGTCAGCGGCGGTCTGGTTTTCGGCATCGCATTTGGTTTATCGCGCTTGTTCGAACGCATGATCGGCCCGACCTTCCATACGCTCAAACAGATTTCCTTGTTTGCCTGGATTCCCTTGCTGTCGGTCTGGTTCGGTCTGGGCGACGCTGCGAAGGTCGCTTTCTTGTCGCTCGCAGCTTTCTTTCCGGTCGTGCTCAATACTTTTGAAGGTGTCCGCAGTGTGCCGGGTGAACTGATCGAGGCGGCACGCGTGTTGAAGTTCAACCGTCGCCAGTGGTTGTTCAAGCTGATCTTGCCGGCGGCATCGCCGTCGATTCTGGCCGGCATTCATCTGGCCCTGATCTATGCATGGCTCGCGACGCTGGGTGCGGAGTATCTGCTGGTGTCCGGCAAGGGGATCGGCAACACCATGATCGATGGTCGCGAATTGTTTTTGATGGATCTGGTGATTTTTGGCGTGATCGTCGTGGGCTTTGTCGGCTTTGCACTGAACTGGCTTGCGGCGCGTCTGGAACGTCGTCTGCTGGCATGGCGCGGCCGTTCCGTCGCGCAATTTTAA
- a CDS encoding ABC transporter ATP-binding protein translates to MSLAGTLDIQHLSKSYPVKNGDLSVLEDVTLTIEPGEFVSIVGSSGCGKSTLLRLIVGLEEDYQGQVLLDGQRIVGTSLRRGIVFQEHRLFPWLTVENNIQLGLLNADLTPGQKRQAVREHIALVGLDGFEKSYPHQLSGGMAQRVAIARALVSKPEILLLDEPFGALDALTRAYLQQELHRIWQAEGITMILVTHDVEEAIYLGDKVVVMEPRPGRIRRIVPVDLAHPRERAATAFAEVKQEVLKEFSGDSASLAEPPLRTDAVDPDQIRQWQFAI, encoded by the coding sequence ATGTCGTTGGCCGGTACGCTGGATATCCAGCATTTAAGCAAGTCCTATCCCGTCAAGAATGGGGATTTGTCGGTGCTGGAGGATGTAACACTGACCATTGAGCCAGGAGAATTCGTCAGTATCGTCGGTTCCAGCGGCTGCGGCAAGTCGACCTTGCTGCGCCTGATCGTGGGATTGGAAGAGGATTATCAGGGACAGGTTTTGCTGGACGGTCAGCGCATCGTCGGCACCAGCCTGAGACGCGGCATCGTGTTTCAGGAGCATCGGCTGTTTCCCTGGCTGACGGTGGAGAACAATATCCAACTGGGATTACTCAACGCTGATCTGACGCCAGGCCAAAAGCGGCAGGCAGTGCGTGAGCACATTGCCCTGGTCGGCCTTGACGGCTTCGAAAAATCGTATCCGCATCAACTGTCAGGCGGCATGGCGCAGCGTGTGGCGATTGCGCGTGCGCTGGTCAGCAAGCCGGAGATCTTGTTACTGGATGAACCATTCGGTGCGCTGGATGCGCTGACGCGCGCCTATCTGCAGCAAGAGTTGCATCGTATCTGGCAGGCAGAAGGCATCACGATGATTCTGGTCACGCATGATGTGGAAGAGGCGATCTATCTGGGCGACAAGGTTGTCGTCATGGAGCCGCGCCCTGGACGCATCCGGCGCATCGTGCCGGTGGATCTGGCACACCCGCGTGAGCGCGCGGCAACCGCGTTTGCCGAGGTCAAGCAAGAGGTATTGAAGGAATTCTCGGGCGACAGCGCCAGTCTGGCGGAGCCGCCTTTGCGTACTGATGCTGTTGACCCGGATCAAATTCGCCAGTGGCAGTTCGCCATCTAA
- the soxC gene encoding sulfite dehydrogenase, translating to MSSKTNPEAGRRRFLRGGAGLGGALVGASLATGARAEPLTVAPWSKTPGEPVLWHPYGQPSPYEKNVVRRSRGTTPLPGANSSMTPLQNLHGIITPTGLVFERHHAGIPQIDPEQHRLAVHGLVERPTIFTMEDLVRLPSVSRIHFLECSGNTGREWKGPGTASLQFSHGLLSCCEWTGVPLSVVLEEVGIKPEGAWILAEGADSASMTRSIPLSKALDDALLVYAQNGERLRPEHGYPLRLFLPGFEGNMSVKWLRRLKVGREPFMTREETSKYTDSMPDGTARQFTFLMETKSVITFPAPDHRLKEKGFYEISGLAWTGRGRIKRVDVSTDGGRSWSVAQLQEPVLDRALTRFRFPWRWDGAPTVLQSRAVDENGYVQPKATQLVEARGVESNYHFNAIQSWKVASDGVITNVQV from the coding sequence ATGAGCAGTAAGACAAATCCCGAAGCAGGACGCAGACGCTTTCTGCGTGGTGGCGCTGGGCTGGGTGGTGCGTTGGTGGGCGCTTCCTTGGCCACAGGCGCACGCGCGGAGCCATTGACGGTTGCCCCGTGGAGTAAAACACCGGGAGAGCCGGTACTGTGGCATCCCTATGGCCAGCCGTCGCCCTACGAAAAAAATGTGGTGCGCCGATCGCGTGGCACAACGCCGCTACCGGGTGCAAATTCATCCATGACGCCGTTGCAGAATTTGCACGGCATTATCACGCCGACCGGGTTGGTGTTCGAACGGCATCATGCCGGCATCCCGCAAATCGATCCAGAGCAGCATCGGCTTGCGGTACATGGATTGGTGGAGCGACCGACGATTTTCACCATGGAAGATCTGGTGCGTCTGCCGTCGGTCTCACGCATTCATTTTCTGGAGTGTTCCGGCAACACCGGTCGTGAATGGAAAGGGCCGGGGACGGCTTCGCTGCAATTCAGCCACGGTTTGTTGTCGTGCTGCGAATGGACCGGCGTGCCGCTATCCGTCGTGCTGGAAGAGGTCGGCATCAAGCCGGAAGGCGCATGGATTCTGGCGGAAGGGGCCGACTCGGCAAGCATGACCCGCAGCATTCCGCTGAGCAAGGCGCTCGATGATGCCTTGCTGGTTTACGCGCAGAACGGCGAACGTCTGCGGCCGGAACATGGTTATCCCTTGCGTCTTTTTCTGCCGGGCTTCGAGGGCAACATGAGCGTGAAATGGCTGCGCCGTCTGAAGGTGGGACGCGAACCTTTCATGACGCGAGAAGAGACGTCGAAGTACACCGATTCGATGCCGGACGGTACTGCGCGCCAATTCACGTTTTTGATGGAAACCAAGTCGGTGATTACCTTTCCCGCGCCGGATCATCGACTCAAAGAAAAAGGCTTTTACGAAATATCGGGTCTGGCATGGACGGGGCGCGGACGCATCAAGCGTGTCGATGTATCGACGGATGGCGGTCGCAGCTGGAGCGTTGCGCAGTTGCAGGAACCAGTACTGGATCGTGCGTTGACACGATTCCGTTTTCCCTGGCGATGGGACGGCGCACCGACAGTATTGCAAAGCCGCGCAGTGGACGAAAACGGCTATGTGCAGCCGAAGGCAACGCAGCTGGTCGAAGCGCGAGGCGTCGAATCGAATTATCACTTCAACGCCATACAGAGCTGGAAAGTGGCAAGCGACGGAGTCATTACCAATGTTCAGGTCTAA
- a CDS encoding c-type cytochrome, producing MFRSKSFAILVAVFVVALLMQPLAQAQNYGIGHPAGERDLAAWNIDVAADGTGLPKGSGTVGIGRNIYAQQCAACHGAKGEGGLADQLVGGKGSLATAKPVKTIGSFWPYATTVFDFINRAMPYNAPQSLSADEVYSVTAYLLYLNGIVADNAVLDAQSLPKVRMPNRDGFVNDSRPDTSNVACRKNCRPSSTAQP from the coding sequence ATGTTCAGGTCTAAGTCGTTCGCTATCCTCGTTGCGGTTTTTGTGGTGGCTTTGCTGATGCAGCCGCTTGCACAGGCGCAGAACTACGGTATCGGCCATCCGGCCGGCGAGCGTGATCTGGCCGCCTGGAATATCGATGTTGCGGCTGACGGTACGGGATTGCCCAAGGGAAGTGGCACTGTCGGGATCGGCCGCAACATCTACGCACAGCAATGTGCTGCCTGCCACGGCGCCAAAGGCGAGGGTGGTCTTGCTGACCAGCTTGTCGGTGGCAAGGGCTCGCTGGCGACGGCAAAACCGGTGAAGACGATCGGCAGTTTCTGGCCGTATGCGACGACGGTATTTGATTTCATCAACCGGGCCATGCCTTACAACGCACCGCAGAGTCTGAGCGCCGACGAGGTGTATTCGGTGACGGCGTATCTGCTCTATCTGAACGGGATTGTTGCGGATAACGCGGTGCTCGATGCGCAGTCTTTGCCAAAGGTGCGCATGCCTAATCGTGACGGTTTCGTCAACGATAGCCGTCCGGACACCTCCAATGTCGCTTGTCGCAAGAATTGCCGTCCGTCTTCTACAGCTCAACCGTAA
- a CDS encoding TauD/TfdA family dioxygenase — MSEALLDLHPVAGRIGAEIREVRLSGDLGKETFNAIQQALLKYKVLFFRGQQHLDDAGQEAFAKLWGNPVAHPTVPVRDGTGYLLELDSAHGGRANSWHTDVTFDVAYPQASILRAVEIPAYGGDTVWANTAQAYLDLPPALRQLADNLWALHTNDYDYASRFNTNEAGLKRYREVFTSTIYEAEHPVVRVHPETGERTLVLGHFVKKLLGYPTADSEHLLKLLDSYVTRLENTVRWRWSPGDVAIWDNRATQHYAINDYGDQRRVVRRVTIAGDIPVSVDGRRSVAREVPEKTRAVASAGSNAAASTVAVTS, encoded by the coding sequence ATGTCAGAAGCATTGCTTGATTTGCATCCCGTTGCCGGTCGTATCGGTGCGGAGATCCGCGAAGTGCGCCTATCCGGCGATCTGGGAAAAGAAACATTCAACGCCATCCAACAGGCCTTGCTGAAATACAAGGTCTTGTTCTTCCGCGGGCAGCAGCATCTTGACGATGCCGGTCAGGAGGCTTTCGCCAAACTGTGGGGCAATCCCGTGGCACATCCGACGGTGCCGGTGCGCGACGGTACCGGCTATTTGCTGGAGCTGGATTCCGCACATGGCGGGCGAGCCAATTCATGGCACACGGATGTGACCTTCGACGTTGCCTATCCGCAGGCGTCGATTCTGCGCGCGGTGGAAATCCCCGCATATGGTGGCGACACTGTCTGGGCCAACACCGCGCAGGCTTATCTGGATTTGCCGCCGGCGCTGCGGCAACTGGCCGATAACTTGTGGGCGCTGCATACCAACGACTACGATTACGCATCGCGTTTTAATACCAATGAAGCGGGATTGAAGCGCTACAGGGAGGTATTCACGTCGACCATCTATGAGGCTGAACATCCGGTGGTGCGCGTGCATCCGGAAACTGGTGAACGTACTTTGGTGCTCGGCCATTTCGTCAAGAAGCTGCTGGGTTATCCGACAGCCGATTCCGAGCATTTGCTGAAGCTGCTCGACAGCTACGTCACGCGATTGGAGAACACCGTACGTTGGCGCTGGTCGCCGGGCGATGTGGCGATCTGGGACAACCGCGCGACACAGCATTATGCGATCAACGACTACGGCGATCAGCGTCGCGTTGTACGCCGGGTGACGATTGCCGGCGACATCCCTGTCAGTGTTGACGGCCGGCGCAGCGTGGCGCGTGAGGTGCCGGAAAAAACGCGTGCTGTCGCCTCAGCCGGTAGTAATGCTGCAGCTTCAACAGTGGCGGTGACATCATGA
- a CDS encoding LLM class flavin-dependent oxidoreductase, translating into MSTAQKKVKQLKLGAFLQATGHHVAGWRHPRSQADAGQNIAHYRQIAQTAERAKFDALFLADGVAIRSHDAETLHLTSRAATFEPLTLLSALSQVTEHIGLVATVSTTYNEPYHVARKFASLDHLSNGRAGWNVVTSWSESEAHNFNLDKHPEHAARYERAEEFVDVVRGLWDSWEDDAFRFDQAEGVHFDFEKLHAINHKGKHFSVRGPLNVARPVQGHPVVVQAGSSGPGQELAARTAEVIFTAQQSLQDAQNFYSGLKSRLDKYGRNPDELKVMPGVFPVVGRSESEAQEKFEELQSLIHPTVGLSLLQQHLGGIDLSGYPLDGPLPENLQEPNGTKSRFQLVTALARRENLSIRQLYLRVATARGHWSIHGTPESIVDRLEEWFVKGGADGFNIMPPTLPGGLDDFVELVLPELRRRGLFRTEYEGRSLRENLGLARPAHRIYQQSGGDVLGRVA; encoded by the coding sequence ATGAGTACGGCACAAAAGAAGGTAAAGCAGCTCAAGCTCGGGGCATTTTTGCAGGCGACAGGCCATCACGTTGCTGGTTGGCGCCATCCACGCTCGCAAGCCGATGCCGGACAGAATATCGCGCATTACCGGCAGATTGCGCAGACTGCCGAGCGCGCGAAATTCGACGCGCTGTTTCTGGCCGATGGTGTTGCGATCCGTTCGCACGATGCGGAAACCTTGCACCTGACATCACGCGCGGCGACTTTCGAGCCATTGACGCTGCTGTCGGCATTGTCTCAGGTCACTGAGCATATCGGCTTGGTGGCGACGGTTTCGACGACTTACAACGAGCCCTATCATGTGGCGCGCAAATTTGCTTCGCTGGATCACTTGAGCAACGGCCGTGCTGGATGGAACGTGGTGACGTCATGGTCGGAGTCGGAGGCGCACAACTTCAATCTCGACAAGCATCCGGAGCATGCCGCTCGCTACGAACGCGCTGAAGAATTCGTCGACGTGGTGCGCGGCTTGTGGGATAGCTGGGAGGACGATGCTTTCCGCTTCGATCAGGCGGAGGGTGTGCATTTCGATTTCGAAAAACTGCATGCCATTAATCACAAGGGCAAGCATTTCTCGGTTCGCGGCCCCTTAAATGTGGCACGTCCGGTGCAGGGCCATCCGGTGGTGGTGCAAGCCGGATCATCGGGGCCGGGGCAAGAGCTGGCGGCTCGTACGGCAGAAGTGATTTTTACGGCGCAGCAATCCCTGCAAGATGCACAGAATTTTTATAGCGGACTGAAATCGCGTCTCGATAAGTATGGCCGCAATCCGGATGAGCTGAAGGTCATGCCGGGTGTGTTTCCGGTAGTCGGCCGCAGCGAAAGCGAGGCGCAGGAAAAATTTGAGGAATTGCAGTCACTGATTCATCCGACTGTCGGTTTGTCGTTGTTGCAGCAGCATCTGGGGGGCATCGATTTGTCCGGCTATCCTTTGGATGGGCCGTTGCCGGAGAATCTGCAAGAACCGAATGGCACCAAGAGCCGTTTTCAGTTGGTGACGGCATTGGCGCGCCGTGAAAATCTGAGTATTCGCCAGCTTTATCTGCGTGTAGCGACAGCGCGCGGGCATTGGTCGATTCACGGCACACCGGAGAGCATTGTTGATCGTCTGGAAGAGTGGTTTGTGAAGGGCGGTGCAGACGGTTTCAACATCATGCCGCCGACTTTGCCGGGTGGGCTGGATGACTTTGTTGAACTGGTCTTGCCGGAGTTACGTCGGCGGGGCTTGTTCCGTACCGAATATGAAGGCCGCAGCTTGCGTGAAAATCTGGGACTCGCCCGACCGGCACACCGGATCTATCAGCAAAGCGGCGGCGATGTATTGGGACGTGTCGCTTAA
- a CDS encoding MFS transporter, protein MASTHIHHPEHPGKFSANTPVGGSDNAKSDHPVIAPGDIAIGVVIGRASEYFDFFVYAIASVLVFPTIFFPFEQRLEGTLYAFTIFSFAFIARPFGTIIFMAIQKKLGREVKLTLALFMLGLSTAGIAFLPTYEHLGFTAIVLLAVLRIGQGLALGGSWDGLPSLLALNVPKNKRGWYAMLGQLGAPVGFIVAGLVFAYLIGNLSNEDFLDWGWRYPFYVAFAINVVALFARLRLVASEEYSSLLAERELEPTSVVDITRTQGRNLIIGALAALASYALFHLVSVFPLSWISLYSMRSMSDFLMVQVFGAVLMMVGIVLSGPIADRFGRRTTLGALAVLIAVLSGFVPTLINGGDTGQDIFILVGFALLGLSYGQAAGAVTANFPAKYRYTGAALTSDLAWLVGAGFAPLVALGLSAHFGLAYVSIYLLSGAVCSLAALSVNRALDVR, encoded by the coding sequence ATGGCTAGCACTCATATTCATCACCCTGAACATCCTGGCAAATTTTCTGCAAATACGCCTGTCGGTGGTTCTGATAATGCCAAATCTGATCATCCAGTGATTGCGCCTGGTGATATTGCAATCGGCGTGGTCATCGGAAGGGCTTCAGAATACTTCGATTTCTTCGTGTATGCCATAGCCTCAGTGTTGGTTTTTCCCACAATTTTCTTCCCATTTGAGCAACGCCTGGAGGGCACGCTCTACGCCTTTACCATTTTTTCCTTTGCGTTTATTGCGCGACCGTTCGGCACCATTATCTTTATGGCAATACAAAAGAAACTGGGGCGAGAGGTCAAACTGACGCTGGCGCTGTTCATGCTGGGCCTGTCCACAGCCGGTATCGCGTTCCTCCCGACCTATGAGCATCTCGGCTTCACAGCCATCGTCCTGCTGGCGGTCTTGCGCATCGGCCAAGGCCTGGCGCTGGGCGGCTCCTGGGATGGCCTGCCGTCGCTGCTGGCGCTGAACGTGCCGAAGAACAAGCGCGGCTGGTACGCCATGCTGGGCCAGTTGGGTGCGCCGGTGGGCTTTATCGTTGCCGGTCTTGTGTTCGCTTATCTGATCGGCAACCTGAGCAACGAAGACTTCCTTGACTGGGGCTGGCGCTATCCGTTCTATGTCGCCTTCGCCATCAACGTGGTTGCGCTGTTTGCCCGTCTGCGCCTGGTCGCCTCGGAAGAATATTCGAGCCTGCTGGCTGAACGTGAACTGGAACCGACCAGCGTCGTCGACATCACCCGTACTCAGGGCCGCAATCTGATCATCGGCGCCCTTGCCGCCCTGGCCAGCTATGCACTGTTCCATCTGGTGTCGGTGTTCCCGCTGTCGTGGATTTCGCTGTATTCGATGCGTTCGATGAGTGACTTCCTGATGGTTCAGGTATTCGGCGCCGTGCTGATGATGGTGGGTATTGTCCTGTCTGGTCCGATTGCGGATCGCTTCGGTCGCCGCACCACGCTGGGCGCTCTCGCAGTATTGATCGCCGTATTGAGCGGCTTCGTGCCAACGTTGATCAACGGTGGCGACACGGGCCAGGACATCTTCATTCTGGTGGGCTTCGCCCTGCTCGGTTTGTCGTACGGTCAGGCTGCAGGTGCAGTGACGGCCAATTTCCCGGCCAAGTATCGCTATACCGGTGCGGCGTTGACGTCCGATCTGGCATGGCTGGTCGGCGCTGGTTTTGCACCGCTGGTGGCATTGGGATTGTCGGCACACTTTGGCTTGGCTTACGTCAGTATTTATCTGCTGTCGGGTGCAGTCTGCTCGCTGGCGGCACTGAGCGTGAACCGCGCCCTGGATGTCCGCTGA
- the cyoA gene encoding ubiquinol oxidase subunit II, whose product MFSHLIRRGLIFLPAILLAGCNTVVLNPSGDIASQQGRLIVISTILMLLIIVPVIALTVLFAWRYRKSNTAVRYEPDWDHSTQLELVIWGAPLLIIIALGLLTWISTHTLDPYRKLSRLDAQRPIPENVKPLTVEVVALDWKWLFIYPEQGIATVNELAAPVDRPIEFKITASTVMNSFYIPALAGQIYAMPGMQTKLNAVINKPGEFEGFSANYSGAGFSDMRFKFHGVSDEDFDAWVKKVKSSGGALQRAQYIALEKPSIKDPVQHFNAVDGTLFHAILNRCVAEGQVCMDKQMMTDKNVKDESKGEKTEKGAAKAAPQEVAMAAGQHHHE is encoded by the coding sequence ATGTTTTCACATCTCATTCGCCGCGGACTCATTTTCCTGCCTGCAATTTTGTTGGCTGGCTGCAACACGGTAGTCTTGAATCCTTCGGGAGACATCGCCAGCCAGCAAGGCAGACTGATCGTCATTTCCACTATCCTGATGCTGCTCATCATCGTTCCGGTGATCGCGCTGACGGTTCTTTTTGCCTGGCGTTACCGCAAGAGCAATACCGCGGTCCGCTATGAGCCGGACTGGGATCACTCGACACAGCTCGAACTGGTCATCTGGGGCGCGCCTTTGCTGATCATTATTGCGCTCGGCCTGTTGACTTGGATCAGCACCCATACGCTCGATCCTTACCGCAAGCTGTCGCGCCTCGATGCGCAGCGTCCGATCCCTGAAAACGTCAAGCCGCTGACCGTTGAAGTCGTCGCGCTGGATTGGAAGTGGCTGTTCATCTATCCGGAGCAAGGTATCGCGACCGTGAACGAGCTGGCTGCACCGGTCGACCGGCCTATCGAGTTCAAGATTACTGCTTCGACAGTGATGAATTCGTTTTATATCCCGGCGCTGGCAGGACAAATCTACGCGATGCCGGGCATGCAGACTAAGCTCAACGCGGTCATCAACAAGCCGGGCGAGTTCGAAGGTTTCTCCGCCAACTACAGCGGTGCAGGTTTCTCGGACATGCGCTTCAAGTTTCATGGCGTGAGCGACGAAGACTTCGACGCCTGGGTCAAGAAGGTCAAGTCCAGCGGCGGCGCTTTGCAACGCGCTCAATACATCGCGCTGGAAAAGCCGAGTATCAAGGATCCGGTGCAGCATTTCAACGCTGTCGATGGCACGCTGTTCCACGCGATTCTGAACCGTTGCGTCGCTGAAGGCCAGGTCTGCATGGATAAGCAGATGATGACCGACAAGAACGTCAAGGACGAAAGCAAGGGCGAGAAGACTGAAAAGGGCGCTGCCAAGGCCGCTCCGCAGGAAGTCGCCATGGCAGCCGGCCAGCACCACCATGAATAA
- the cyoB gene encoding cytochrome o ubiquinol oxidase subunit I, giving the protein MLDHIDMTKLIFGRLSWEAIPFHEPILLITFIGVLIGGVAVLGGITYFRLWGPLWRDWITSIDHKKIGIMYVILGIVMLLRGFADALMMRAQQALSFGDSAGFLPPHHYDQVFTAHGVIMIFFVAMPLVTGLMNYVVPLQIGARDVAFPFLNNFSFWMTTFGAGLVMASLFVGEFARTGWLAYPPLSGILGSPDVGVDYYIWSLQIAGVGTLLSGINLIATIVKMRAPGMNMMKMPVFTWTALCTNVLIVAAFPILTAVLGMLSLDRVFGTNFFTNDLGGNAMMYVNLIWIWGHPEVYILILPAFGIFSEIVSTFSGKRLFGYTSMVYATVVITILSYLVWLHHFFTMGSGASVNSFFGITTMIISIPTGAKIFNWLFTMYRGRIRFEVPMLWTIGFMITFVIGGMTGVMLAVPPADFVLHNSLFLIAHFHNVIIGGVVFGMFAGINFWFPKAFGYKLDDFWGRCSFWFWCIGFWVAFTPLYVLGFMGVTRRMSHFEDPSLQIWFQIAAFGAFLIALGIGSFIIQLVVSYLRRDKLRDTTGDPWGARTLEWSTSSPPPDYNFAFTPRVHDNDAWADMKANGYTRPQEGFVPIHMPKNTGAGFIIAALSAVIGFGLIWQMWLLAGAGFIALMAAIITHTFNYKRDYYISADDVVRVEANRTRLLDSHV; this is encoded by the coding sequence ATGCTAGACCATATTGACATGACCAAGCTGATCTTCGGCCGTCTCAGCTGGGAAGCGATTCCCTTTCATGAACCCATCCTGCTGATAACCTTTATCGGCGTGCTTATCGGTGGCGTCGCCGTACTCGGCGGCATTACCTATTTCCGCCTGTGGGGTCCTTTGTGGCGCGACTGGATCACCAGTATCGATCACAAGAAAATCGGCATCATGTATGTCATCCTCGGCATCGTCATGCTGCTGCGCGGCTTCGCCGATGCGCTGATGATGCGTGCGCAACAAGCGCTGTCCTTCGGCGATTCGGCCGGCTTCTTGCCGCCGCATCACTACGACCAGGTCTTCACCGCCCACGGCGTGATCATGATCTTCTTCGTAGCGATGCCGCTGGTGACCGGTCTGATGAACTACGTCGTGCCTCTGCAAATCGGCGCACGCGACGTGGCTTTCCCGTTCCTGAACAACTTCAGCTTCTGGATGACCACATTCGGCGCCGGCCTGGTCATGGCTTCGCTGTTCGTCGGCGAATTCGCCCGTACCGGCTGGCTGGCTTATCCACCGCTGTCGGGTATTCTCGGCAGTCCTGATGTGGGGGTGGACTATTACATTTGGTCATTACAGATTGCCGGGGTAGGGACGCTGCTATCAGGGATTAACCTGATAGCCACCATCGTCAAGATGCGCGCGCCAGGCATGAACATGATGAAGATGCCTGTCTTCACATGGACTGCACTGTGCACCAACGTGCTGATCGTCGCTGCTTTCCCGATCCTGACCGCTGTTCTGGGCATGCTGTCGCTGGACCGCGTGTTCGGCACCAACTTCTTCACCAACGATCTCGGCGGCAACGCCATGATGTACGTGAACCTGATCTGGATCTGGGGTCACCCTGAGGTCTACATTCTGATTCTGCCTGCTTTCGGCATTTTCTCGGAAATCGTCTCGACCTTCAGCGGCAAGCGCCTGTTCGGCTACACCTCGATGGTGTATGCAACAGTCGTGATCACCATCCTGTCATACCTGGTCTGGCTGCATCACTTCTTCACCATGGGGTCCGGGGCGAGCGTCAATTCGTTCTTCGGTATCACCACGATGATTATTTCGATCCCGACCGGCGCGAAGATTTTCAACTGGTTGTTCACCATGTACCGCGGCCGCATCCGTTTCGAAGTGCCAATGCTGTGGACCATCGGTTTCATGATCACCTTCGTCATCGGCGGTATGACCGGCGTGATGCTGGCGGTTCCTCCTGCCGACTTCGTGCTGCATAACAGCCTGTTCCTGATTGCTCACTTCCACAACGTGATCATCGGTGGTGTGGTGTTCGGCATGTTCGCCGGTATCAACTTCTGGTTCCCGAAGGCTTTCGGTTACAAGCTGGACGATTTCTGGGGACGTTGCAGCTTTTGGTTCTGGTGCATCGGCTTCTGGGTTGCCTTCACACCGTTGTACGTGCTGGGCTTCATGGGCGTTACCCGCCGTATGAGCCACTTTGAAGATCCTTCGCTGCAAATCTGGTTCCAGATCGCTGCGTTTGGCGCCTTCCTGATTGCTCTGGGTATCGGCTCGTTCATCATTCAACTGGTGGTCAGCTACCTGCGCCGCGACAAGCTGCGCGACACAACTGGTGATCCATGGGGCGCCCGTACTCTGGAATGGTCGACTTCGTCGCCACCGCCGGATTACAACTTCGCGTTCACTCCACGCGTGCATGACAACGATGCGTGGGCTGACATGAAGGCCAACGGTTACACCCGTCCGCAGGAAGGTTTTGTGCCTATCCACATGCCGAAGAACACCGGTGCAGGCTTCATCATTGCAGCATTGAGCGCAGTGATCGGCTTTGGCCTGATCTGGCAAATGTGGCTGCTGGCAGGCGCGGGCTTCATCGCTCTGATGGCTGCGATCATTACACATACCTTCAATTACAAACGCGATTACTACATCTCGGCCGACGACGTCGTCCGGGTTGAAGCTAACCGCACACGCTTGCTGGATAGCCATGTCTGA
- the cyoC gene encoding cytochrome o ubiquinol oxidase subunit III, translating into MSEISNSSAATMGASPSSRYYVKEHHPENGTLLGFWMYLMSDCLIFACLFATYAVLGRNYAGGPTGAELFDLPLVAINTSLLLLSSITYGFAMLEMQKKKVKTTLIWLAVTGLLGAGFIYLELYEFIHLIHEGAGPQRSGFLTSFFALVATHGLHVSFGIVWLITLMFQINKHGLTPENGRRLMCLSMFWHFLDVVWIGVFTFVYLMGVLP; encoded by the coding sequence ATGTCTGAGATTTCTAACTCCTCCGCCGCAACCATGGGCGCATCGCCAAGTTCGCGTTACTACGTCAAGGAACATCATCCGGAAAACGGCACTTTGCTGGGTTTCTGGATGTACCTGATGAGCGACTGCCTGATCTTCGCCTGTCTGTTTGCCACTTACGCCGTGCTGGGCCGCAACTACGCGGGCGGTCCGACCGGCGCCGAGCTGTTCGATCTGCCGCTCGTGGCGATCAATACTTCGTTGCTGCTGCTGTCGTCGATCACGTACGGCTTCGCCATGCTGGAAATGCAAAAGAAGAAGGTCAAGACCACGCTGATCTGGCTGGCCGTCACAGGCTTGCTGGGCGCCGGCTTTATCTATCTGGAACTGTATGAGTTCATCCATCTGATCCATGAAGGCGCAGGCCCGCAACGCAGCGGCTTCCTGACTTCGTTCTTCGCACTCGTCGCAACCCACGGTCTGCACGTCAGCTTCGGTATCGTTTGGCTGATCACCCTGATGTTCCAGATCAATAAGCATGGCCTGACACCTGAAAACGGCCGTCGCCTGATGTGCCTGTCGATGTTCTGGCACTTTTTGGACGTGGTCTGGATCGGCGTCTTTACCTTTGTTTATCTGATGGGAGTCCTGCCATGA